The genomic segment CGGCCCTGGCCCTCCAACTCCTGCAGTTTGGCCTTCAGCTCTCGGTTTTGTCTCTCCAGCTGCTGCCTGGATCCCTCCCTGCTCTGAGAGGAAGATCTCTCTGCTGCCAGCTCTGCTCCCAGCTGCTCCACCTTCACCACCACAGACAAGacagaacaagaaaagaaaaagttagtGCAAGATATTTGGAAAATATACaatatttgcttttatattaaattaaattacaagtattttattaatcccccGATGTAttgtaaaatgtgttaaaatagaaaatgtaaaaagtaagtttatttactttatttaaagtcaATACAACAATACATTTACAATAATGATGAGAGAAATGGTATTCAAACTCATCTGGTCATCCCTCTCTCTGTGGTGGTGGGACGAGTCCAATACAAACTTTAAACAAGCTCAAACGTGCATTAGGGACGTGGTCACAGGTCATTTCACAACAGAAACTCTGGTACCATGTCCCCCTCAGGACCCCAAAAATGCAAGATCAGATTGACCTTTTGATGATTGTGAGTCAGTTTTGGATGATGCTGAGCTCAAGATGGGGGCAGTTTCGTgttttttgctgcacaaatactgttattagaaacaataaaatataaaaggacCAGAATATGAGGAAGGAGGCTCCTGCTGCTTCGCTGGTTGGAAATGAAGTTCAACATCAGGTTGAACCTACCAGCTGCTGGCTCTTCCTCAGCCGCTCGTTCAGGCTCTCCACGTTggcctgctcctcctccagctcctcctccagctggcTGATCTTCGTCTCCACACGACGCTTTTCATCAGACAGCAGTGACCTGAAGAGGAGGATCGAGAAATAAAGAAACTCAGATTACAGAGCCACAAGTCTTGTTTTCATCCTGTAAGATTCATTATCTCAATAATTGAATTCAATCATTTTCTGTtaattctgctttctgttttctaCAGGTACCATCTGATGAAAACATGTATTGGACTGTTAATCTAAAGAGCAACCATTAAACTTTTGAATGCTGCTGGTTCTTGATGGATAATATTTACAATTCACTGAATCCGCAGGAAGCAACGTGTCCACTGGAACTCAAGCTCATCACCTAAACTTTACATACTGAAACCCGATAAAACCCACCTTCCTGAAGAGTTACTGGCCAGCTCCTCGGACAGCTCGTCCCTCTCCGTCTCCACCTGCTTCCGAGCTCTCTCAGCTGCTGCCAACATCTGGACAGATGAAGGAGTGATAACATCAGGAAGGTGAGAAACATCTAAAGAACGGATCTTTTTATCTGAAACAAAATCGTTTCAAGGAGCTCCCGTTGAAGTAAAACTCAGTGCTGCTTGTAGTAAAATTCTTCCCCATTATCTGGAGTTATTGGTGGGGTTTGTGGGCAGTAAACTGTCTTAAGCTCCAGAAAACAGATGCATCTTGAAAGTATTTCTTTGGGAAAAGCATCACCTCATGCAGCTGGAGGATTTCTGCCTCCATGGTCTTGGATCTACGCTCAGACTCCCTGGCTGAGGCGAGGACCTCCTTCTGGGCTGCACGAGAGTCCTCCAAGTCCCTCTGAAGCTCCTTCATCTGCCCCTgtgaagacatttaaaaaatgtctcttctttgtaaacataaacaaaaaaaaacagtaaccgTGTGTTCATACCTGGATTTTGCGAAGCTGCTTGAGCGCCTCATCGCGCCCCCTGCTGCTGGTCTCCAGCTGGTCCTCCATGTCCTTTAGCTCCccctccagcttcttcttccCGGCTGATGCCTGACTTCGctgcttcctctcctcctctagCTCTGCCTCCAGCTCACGCACCTGAGGAAGAAACCACAATCCACCTGAAAACTCAGATTGTAACCAAATGTGGGTTAGTGCATTTAAAACTCCTTTGAAACCTTGTGCTCATCTAATTTtctcttatatatatattcttcaTTTTAGCTACATTTAACAGGTTGTATTGCTGTTAAGAAGAAGCTGACATGACAGAAAGTGTGATCAGACTCCACCTGTCTCAGGAGCTGcttcctcttctcctctcccAGCTCCTCACGCCCCTGCAGCTCCCGCTCATGCTGCACTTTGAGAGCCTGACTGTTGACCTCCAGACGCAGCTTGGCAtcctcagcaacctgcagctcatcctccagctcctccatctGTGTCCTCATCTCCTCTACGATGGCCTCCAGGCTACGTTTTGCCTTCTCCAGGTCATGGACCTGATCAATAATCAGAAAATACATCCAGCTATCTCTAAAATGCTCATCTCAGAaggttgcattcatttttcagatGCTGTTGCTTACATTCTTTCCTACGTCATCTTTGGAGCTGATGAGATCCTCCATCTCAGCTCGGAGCACCTTCATGGTCTTCTCTGCCTCCTCCCGAGATACCTGGATCTCCTCCAGCGCTCGGGTCAGAGCTAACACCTTCGTCTCCTTCTCCCTCGCCTCTGCCTCTGCTCGATCCCGCTCCTCTGCAAACTTAGAGGACACACCTCGTTCCTCTGCCAGCATCTGATGACCGCAAGAAAGGAGATCAGAGATGAAGGCTTGAAGATAATTTTATCATTCCTCTCTTGTCATTTAAACTTTCTTCTTTATCTAAAGTTAATATCTACTTTCACTGCATGATAGTCTtccagacaaacaaaaaagagccTCGGCTGTTAAttgaaatgtgcaaatataaGTGTAAATAGAGCACATACGCCAAAAACACAGTTCTAAGGAGCTTGAAAGTGAAAATTTGAtttgagcagctttattctccAACACAGTTTGAACCTTTCTTTAGGTAGtctccaggaatagttctccaggatccttgaagaaCTTTCCAAAGcccttctttggatgtttctgccttcaGGAGCCTTTTTTCCTCCTGAATGATTCATAGTCAGAGTTAAGTGACAGTCATCCATCTATTATCTCAGACTGGatcggcatggctcagtgggtagagtggtcatcctgtagcTCAAGGGTTGCCAGTTTTGATCCTGGCTCGGCAAGCTCATGTTGAGTTGTACCTGAGCAAGACActcagcttccgccatcagtgcgtgaatgtgacgtatatgtaaagtgctttggataaaagcactatataatACAGACCATGTACCATTTCTGTCTAGTCACCTACTCCATTTCCCCAAGGCATTTCTAAGCCAAGGAGTCCTGGAAACACCTTCCCCAAGGAGGCATCCAGAAGGTATCTTGAACTGATGCCCAAACCACCTCAGTGGGATTCTCTCCATGTAGAGGAGTAGTAGCTCTACTTTAATGAGGAAGcttatttcagctgcttgtatttcTGATCGCAATCTTAAGGTCACTACCTGCAGATGATGACCACAGGAGAGAGTTTAACCATAGACTGACTGGTGTTAAATAGCTTAAGGACTGGGCTGAGTgaaaaaaagcagctaaaataaaaacttcagaaAGCTGCGGAACATTTGATGAAGACCACTTTAGAAGATTACAACCAAATCTAGATGATCAATAACATGAATCTCTCTCTAATCTCCTCTTTGACCGCCAGATTTGTCCAGACCTGATCAaactttttctgcttcttttccagGTTGGAGACGAGCTGCCGTTGGCTGTCCAGGTCCACCAGGATGTCCTCCAGCTCCTGCTGCAGACGGCTTCGGCTCTTCTCCAGCTTGTCGTAAGCTGAGGCCTTCTCCTCGTACTCGCTGTTAGCCTCCTCCAGCTCACGCTGCAGACGCCTCTTCCCCTCCTCCAGCAACTCCACCGTCCCCGACAGctcatccagcttcttcttgTGGTCAGACAGCTGACAGAGGGTGGACAACGACAACATCAAGAGGTTTTTATACACTCTACATGTCTTCTCATGTCTGAGTTACCAACCTGCATGTTGAGGCTGGAGACCTGCCTCTCCACGGCCCGTTTGGCCTccgtctcctcctccagctgttcCATCAGACTGTTCCTCTCCTCTTCCATCTGACGCAGACGTCCAGACAGATTCAGTTTCTGACGTGTCTCCTCAGACAGCAGCTCCTAAGCGAGTAAAGAGCTGGTAATTTAATTTTGTCCATGGATAAATGAGAGTATTTAGCAGTGGTGTGTCTTTGGGTGGACCCTCACCTGTGTGTCCTGAAGTTGAGAGGACAGACTGGAAAAGTCTTTACTCAGTTTGATGTTCTTTCCCTCGGCTTCGTTCAGCAGACCTGTCACACTATCCAGTTCCACCTGGAAGGGAAGAAGAGAATTGTTCCACTTGACAATTTATAATCCAGTAGCCTGCTTTCCATGTCAGAATATCCTTTTTAGATGTGTTAAAATCATAACTTCTGGACCACTACATTCCTTTCAGCATCATCTGGTACTGGTAGGCCATCCATGATGGTGGAACTCATCTCTTTTTCTTCACAGTTCCTTACTCATACATTGAAAATGTTCAGGTTTAATTATGAAGAAGTTGGATCAAAGCAGAATTATTGGTTTTAAACAgtgtattatttgtttgtactgTCACAGGTGGAATCTATATTTATTAACCATTTTATTAGATATATCTGTTAAATTGCTTGTTatcacaaatatctaatcagccattCACATGGCAGCAATTCAGTACGTTTAGTCATATAGAGATGGTCGAGATGGCCTAATgaggttcaaactgagcattgaaatgaggagaaaaaagaatTGTAGTGCCTTTAAATGTGGTATGGTTTttagtctgagtatttactaGGATTTTTACACACAGCCATCTCTAGGATTTACAGAGGATGGTctaaagaggagaaaatatccagtgagaaGGAGATTTTCATCATAGATGTgtagctgacaaatctgcagcaactgtgtgatgctgccatgtcaatatggagcaaaatctctgaggaatgtttccaacaccttgttaaatCTAACAGCAAGAATtgaggcagttctggaggaaaaaagggGATCCAACCCTGTAttacaaggtggacctgataaagtagcTGGTGAGTAGATGCAGTGCTGACATACTTTAAAGACTCACATTCATCTTGGAGACTCGCTCCCCGAGTTCGTTCCTCTGCCTCTCGCTCTCATTAAAACGTGAATTTAGGTCGTTCAGTTGACCTTctaccttcttcttcttgtgttcCACATCCTGTTTGGCACTAGCAAGAGATCTCAGGTCAGCACTCAAATCTGCTGACTCCTTTTCCAGAGCTTGTTTGGCTTTCTCCAGACCAGCCCTCACCTGGATGGAGAGAGATGGTGCTGAATGAGTGAAAAAGATGAATATTTAAGATTTTAGAGTCCACTACACTGAAAATGGAAAGTGAGCTGACTCTCTTGGCCTGCTCCAGCTGCTCAGTGAGCTCCTCCACAGCCTGGTTATGTTTCTGTCTCAGGTCCTGGATTTGGGTCTCATGGCTCCGGCCCTCATCTTCCATAGCTTTCTTCAACATGGCCACCTCTTGCTCTCGCTTTGCCCTGCCAACAGCATTTGCAGTCACGTAAActtttatgcagatgacactcttCTTTATAGTTTAGTCTTGGAAAGGAACTTTGTGCCATTTAATGTCTGCCTTTTTTCTGTAGACTGGCTCTAAAGTTGGCAGCTAAGAACAAAGACAATCATAcataaaaaaaggttaattaaATGGCATAAACATGGAATATGTCGTCTCTCACAAACCGTAGTTCCTGCTGGGCAGCAGTGGTGTCCAGACTATCTTCCAGCTCGGTCCGCAGAGCGTTAAGCTCCTCCCCGAGGTCCCGTCGAGCTGCCTCAACCTTCCCCCTCGCCAACCTCTCTGCTTCCAAATCCTCCTGCAGCTCCGAGATCAGCGCCTCCAACTCCCGAACCTTCTTCACCGCTGCCCCTCGCTGACTGCTCTCCTCCTCCAAACTGCACTCAAAATATTAACTTGTTAGGTGAACATAAGTAAgcaaatttttatttgtagagcacCTATCAAGACAAAAATCAGAAAGAAGAAATGATAAACTCAAATCAAGCTCCTGGGTGGCCTAGCAGACCAGACCTAGCTGGATGGCTGAAATTTTCCAAGCACCTGAGAAAGATGTGAATCTTAAAATCATCAtggactttaaaagaaatatacaaCCGAATATCTTTAGCATAGCAGTGATAAGAGACATCATTAACAGAGGTTAAATTATACTAAAGATGGAGCAGATATAAACGAAACAGAAAAGGCCCCAAAATTGCTTGTGCGACACCACAGAGAACCTGAATTTAATAGCAACCACAGAAAATGATGAGGTTAAGACTAACATTAGTAACAGAACATTCTCCTGAATCATGTCAGAATGTCATTGGAGAGATTTCAAGGTCCCAGATTTAGCCCAATAAGTAGTTAACAATATAAAAAGACCTATGtataaactcaaataaaaaatagagtACTACAACAACAAACCTATAGCAAACGCAATGCAGAGGAGATGAAGTCTGATTGGCCACTGGCCTGTTTTGCACACAATATATCATATTGCTCCTGGTTAAGTGCATAGTAAAGTGTTCATTCAGGACTGAAGGGTATATGGTAGGGGGATACGGTGGTTGGACTAACCAAGCTAATTTACTAGCAGTAACCCAAATACATAAAGTTGACCCAgaatatttacattaatttacTCAACTTAAttctttcaaattaaattaaaggatTTCATTTAGGTGGAAATTATTTCCATAATTCTATTAAGTTCACATacggggtttttttttttttttcagcataacATCATAACATGCATGCATGTTATACTAAAATAACATGATTTAAAACAGCGATCATGTAACAGACAGTGTGTGGTCACGGAAAAGGTTTGTTGGGAAGAATAAGATTAAGACTGGAATTCCTTTCTTCTAGTTCTGACCCTAGACATATGGTTGGAGGATAAACATTATCTTTCTGATTACAACTTGCAGTAAATTCCCTCTCACCGGGCTTGCGTGGCCTGGAGTTCCTCTTCCTTTGCAGCTAGCTGAGCTCTGAGCTCGGCTAGTTGTGCCTGCAGGTCAGCATGCTGCTCCTGTAGGTCAGCCACTTCCGCCTCCACCTTCCTCTTCGCCTTCTCCATGTCCTGGCGaaccttctcctccttcttcaaACGAACTGAACATGCAGGGTGACATTCAGTTTTTATAGAGGGTTTATGTGAATATTGTCATACTACTCTTTCTCAAAAACACCTTCTGTGCATCTGCTTTCTGTATTAACAGGAGTCTGTGCTACATCTTTATGTTGAATTTCTGATTCAACTAGTAGattttaaaattcagaaaaagaTCATCTCATTAAATTGCTACAAAAGACATGATTTAAAGTACTGACCTTCCAGGTCGGAGATCATGGACTCATGTTTGCTCTTTAGCTTTGTCAGATTCTTGgacttctcctcctcctcggcCAGGTTTGAGCTCATGTCAGCCATCCGCTCCTCCAGAAGCTTTCGCTCCTGAAAATGAAGACATGAAAGCACAAGTTCATAAAGTCTTCTGCCACAGCAGTCGACAACGCTGCGCATTTGATACCTTCTGCAGTTTGTTGTTCTGGTCTTCCATGAACAGGATGTTCTCGTCCAGTTTCTTCACCTTCCCCTCCACAGCAGCTTtctccagctgcagcttctgTCGAGCGTCCTCCTCTACTGCGATGTGGGCCTCCATCAGCTGAATGAAATACAAATATGTAAAGTCCTAGTAAAACAAAGTCAGGGATCTTTAGGGAAACGTGTTATATGTGTAGCTTCTTTATTATAACAGTTTTTCACCAGTTTTCAGGATTCATAAAAATCCTGAACAGAAAATGTTCAGGGTTGCAGATGATGCAGATTAATGAAATGATGAGGGAAAATTTGGCTCTAAACCATTATTTGTtgtataatttttcttttttaaaaaaattatttcactaAACAATAAATTCTAAAGTTTTTCCTGGAAAATAAACATTAGAAATAATTGtactagataaataaaaatgagtaaGACCTGTAGTTGCTGCTCCATGTCCTTCTTCTCCTGCTGCAGGGAGATGCtccgctcctcctcttcctccagccGGGCTTCCATCTCATGCAGaacctcctccagctcctgctTCTTGGCCTCCAGACGCACCCTCATCTCCTCTGCCTCAGTGTACAGCTCCGTCTCCGCCTGCAGCTTTGACTCTAGCTGGGCCCGCTCCTCAATCAGCTGCAAACAAAAGCCCATCATCCCTCCAATGGTTtgctttttaatgtaaaaagatgtttcaggttgtttatttgtcagatgtacatggcagtgaaatgcagtcgtACATGCATCTGAGGCTGTGCGCACCCATTTACCACTAGCACAAAAACCACAACACGGTAGTAAACTTAAAAAGACACTGGCCAGTGTCACTACAGGGTAGAGTTCACAGCTCCTCCTGAGTCTCTCTGTGTTCGCCTTAATGAGTCTTAGGCACCGGCAAACAGACCGTTGTTAGGATGATGAGAGTCTCTCATGATCCTGTTCACTCTGGTTGttgaataaaatgtgaatagatgtgaattttttttttgttttacctgtgtgtgtttctgagtgATGTCCTTCAGTTGGGCCTCAGCCTTGACCGCCACCTCTTTGGCCGCCTTTAGCTCCTCTTCCTTCTGACCCATTTCCTCTTCTTGTCTGGTCACCTGCAGTAGTGGCTTTACCTGAACCCcatcaaaaaaaagaaaaaaaaaacaagcttaatTTTAGAGTAAAGAAAGGTGAAAGCAGCCGCAGGTAAGAGTAAGCTTTGTATAACCTTAGTGAAAAGCCTCCACCACTGCCAGTTCTTTAGTTTGAGATAACATGCGCAGTTCCTTTGGATGACCTTCATGGCACTCAGCTGCTGCTGACGTTTACTGAAAGCcctgataaataagaaggagAATGAAATGTAAGTCTTCTTAAGCCGGCTAGAGGATCCAAGATGAACCTCCTCTGATGTGTCTGTCTTACTTGCGGCTCAGGAAGCCTCGCGCTTGAGCCTGGAAGGAGATGATGACAACCGTCATTTTGAGGTCTCGCTCTTCCTCTAGCTGAGCCAAAACTCCCGTCCTGAAGAACATCTTACTCTGACCGATGCGATACAGGTTGGGGTCCAGATCCAGATGCTTCACCTGAAGACAAGAGAAggagtttgttgttgttgttagttGAGTCTGATAAGAATTGAAGTGCATATTTTCATCGTGCTCACCATCAGACAGCATGCTTGTTTCCCGTCCATGAAGCCTTTAGGGATGGCGTTGGCAGCCAGGATCTCGTACctgcaaacaaaacatcagCCTCCATCACTTTCCTTTAAATTCAAACAAACATCCACTGCACTTCTGCTAGATCTATTAGACCAACAGGGAAATTGAATGGGCCCAGTTCTGAATGAGTTTGAATCCTACTTGAAAGTCAGGAACTCAATCAAACTGATacatcaatctttatttatacagcactttttatatattttgctgCTTAGTgctgtacaaaaataaaaataaaacaaaaaggtttctGTGTCAAGTCAGCCtgacccacccacacacacaaggaaGGACTATCTTTAGAAAAAACAGAGACCTAAAAATGAACATCAAAACCAAACCATAAAAATAAGTACAaggaataagtaaaataaagtaaattagtaagttcaataaagtaaaaaaataaaacattcaaaataaagttgatagaagcagaacaaaagatagtgaataaaaaaattgcataaatcacatcagaaaataaataaaaagaaattaaataaaattgatagGGCATTACTAATAACAGGAGTAGGACTACAAAAacttaattctttatttttttattatttatgggCATTAAAATGCATAACAGGGTAAATCAACTTAAGCTGAAAAGGTGAGTTTTCAGTCTGAATTAAAAAATCCAAGACTTTGCTTCCATCAGGTATTCAGGAACGCTCTTCCATAGGACCATGGTGGCTATAAGCCCTCTCACTCTAAATTTTGGTTCTTACCAAATAtcaatcaaaaaacaaacaggaagatagtgcagagactttaaaattggaGTAATGTGTTCTCTCCTCCTGGTCCCGGTCAGAACTCTATCTGTAGGAGCTGTAGGGGATGCTATGGTTTTCTTGGATAGACCAGAAAGGAGAGCATAACATTACTTTGTATTAGATGGTAACTATAGATATAATCAAATATTTCGTGTGCAATTGCCAAGGCTCCATGTTGGACCTCCTATTCTTCAGCATGCTCCCACTAGGTCCTATCatggaaacaaaccaaaaatatgATCACAGTTTTGCTGATGACATCAGCACATTGGgttgttttataaatgaaatgtgctaaacaaataaatttgtcttgccTTACTCTAAACTAGGggttataaaaatgttaaaatacagtttttatatCACAGTGCTGTGAACGATATTACTGTCAGACTTTACAAGAAGGTCCCAAAGTTTCACATTTCTCAGCCTCCGTGGGTACCGAAGAGGAGAATTCATCTCAGTACCTAACCTCAGATTTTATGAGGAACAATGAAGCTTTCT from the Melanotaenia boesemani isolate fMelBoe1 chromosome 2, fMelBoe1.pri, whole genome shotgun sequence genome contains:
- the LOC121634041 gene encoding myosin-11-like isoform X2; this translates as MGIPAWQLTCLIIGVICVLLFMFYCLLFNKRSMQPCDPQEEPQTRISELESKPWSAVSSTSTAAQQEDAVANNDSNTSSLTSEPPEIPPSDPTDSPDTSNMADQAADESKYLFLENDFRNSGVAQADWAAKKMVWVSSEREGFEPASITEEKGDQVLVELSNGQKVTVNKDDVQKMNPPKFSKVEDMAALTFLNEASVLHNLRERYFSSLIYTYSGLFCVVVNPYKMLPIYSEKIIEMYKGKKRHEVPPHIYSITDNAYRNMLQDREDQSILCTGESGAGKTENTKKVIQYLAVVASSHKGKKDINPQQSGSLAYGELEKQLLQANPILEAFGNAKTIKNDNSSRFGKFIKLNFDVTGFLVGATIDTYLLEKSRCIRQANTERAFHIFYYMVAGAKDKMREELLLEDFGSYRFLIAGHVEIPGQEDDELFEETLEAMEIMGFTEEERLGMLKVVSTVLQLGNIKFEKERNSEQATMPDNTAAQKVCHLQGINVTDFTRAILTPRIKVGREVVQKAQTKQQVDFAVEALAKAMYERLFLWILARVNKTLDKSKRQSASFLGILDIAGFEIFEDNSFEQLCINYTNERLQQLFNHTMFIMEQEEYKREGIEWNFIDFGLDLQPCIELIERPNNPPGILALLDEECWFPKATDMSFVDKLLNTHTGHVKFSKPKQHKDKLMFSVLHYAGKVDYNAASWLTKNMDPLNDNVTALLNNSSSNFIQDLWKDVDRVVGLDTITKMSESSVPSSTKSKKGMFRTVGQLYKESLGKLMTTLHNTQPNFVRCIIPNHEKRAGKMDSHLVLEQLRCNGVLEGIRICRQGFPNRIVFQEFRQRYEILAANAIPKGFMDGKQACCLMVKHLDLDPNLYRIGQSKMFFRTGVLAQLEEERDLKMTVVIISFQAQARGFLSRKAFSKRQQQLSAMKVIQRNCACYLKLKNWQWWRLFTKVKPLLQVTRQEEEMGQKEEELKAAKEVAVKAEAQLKDITQKHTQLIEERAQLESKLQAETELYTEAEEMRVRLEAKKQELEEVLHEMEARLEEEEERSISLQQEKKDMEQQLQLMEAHIAVEEDARQKLQLEKAAVEGKVKKLDENILFMEDQNNKLQKERKLLEERMADMSSNLAEEEEKSKNLTKLKSKHESMISDLEVRLKKEEKVRQDMEKAKRKVEAEVADLQEQHADLQAQLAELRAQLAAKEEELQATQARLEEESSQRGAAVKKVRELEALISELQEDLEAERLARGKVEAARRDLGEELNALRTELEDSLDTTAAQQELRAKREQEVAMLKKAMEDEGRSHETQIQDLRQKHNQAVEELTEQLEQAKRVRAGLEKAKQALEKESADLSADLRSLASAKQDVEHKKKKVEGQLNDLNSRFNESERQRNELGERVSKMNVELDSVTGLLNEAEGKNIKLSKDFSSLSSQLQDTQELLSEETRQKLNLSGRLRQMEEERNSLMEQLEEETEAKRAVERQVSSLNMQLSDHKKKLDELSGTVELLEEGKRRLQRELEEANSEYEEKASAYDKLEKSRSRLQQELEDILVDLDSQRQLVSNLEKKQKKFDQMLAEERGVSSKFAEERDRAEAEAREKETKVLALTRALEEIQVSREEAEKTMKVLRAEMEDLISSKDDVGKNVHDLEKAKRSLEAIVEEMRTQMEELEDELQVAEDAKLRLEVNSQALKVQHERELQGREELGEEKRKQLLRQVRELEAELEEERKQRSQASAGKKKLEGELKDMEDQLETSSRGRDEALKQLRKIQGQMKELQRDLEDSRAAQKEVLASARESERRSKTMEAEILQLHEMLAAAERARKQVETERDELSEELASNSSGRSLLSDEKRRVETKISQLEEELEEEQANVESLNERLRKSQQLVEQLGAELAAERSSSQSREGSRQQLERQNRELKAKLQELEGQGRSKLKSTIAALEAKLREVEEQLEVESRERQANAKNLRQKEKKLKDLSIQLEDERKQAQQFKDQAEKSNVRVKQLKHQLEEVEEEAQRAAAARRKLQRELDEATEANDTLNRDVSSLRSKLRRGGGEVAFSSPRSGGGGSSVMSSVMGGSVSRRIRENSIELQDDEPSSPSPPAHTSHLEEEEYTYPPEE
- the LOC121634041 gene encoding myosin-11-like isoform X1, with amino-acid sequence MGIPAWQLTCLIIGVICVLLFMFYCLLFNKRSMQPCDPQEEPQTRISELESKPWSAVSSTSTAAQQEDAVANNDSNTSSLTSEPPEIPPSDPTDSPDTSNMADQAADESKYLFLENDFRNSGVAQADWAAKKMVWVSSEREGFEPASITEEKGDQVLVELSNGQKVTVNKDDVQKMNPPKFSKVEDMAALTFLNEASVLHNLRERYFSSLIYTYSGLFCVVVNPYKMLPIYSEKIIEMYKGKKRHEVPPHIYSITDNAYRNMLQDREDQSILCTGESGAGKTENTKKVIQYLAVVASSHKGKKDINPDSVAAAGAKQQSGSLAYGELEKQLLQANPILEAFGNAKTIKNDNSSRFGKFIKLNFDVTGFLVGATIDTYLLEKSRCIRQANTERAFHIFYYMVAGAKDKMREELLLEDFGSYRFLIAGHVEIPGQEDDELFEETLEAMEIMGFTEEERLGMLKVVSTVLQLGNIKFEKERNSEQATMPDNTAAQKVCHLQGINVTDFTRAILTPRIKVGREVVQKAQTKQQVDFAVEALAKAMYERLFLWILARVNKTLDKSKRQSASFLGILDIAGFEIFEDNSFEQLCINYTNERLQQLFNHTMFIMEQEEYKREGIEWNFIDFGLDLQPCIELIERPNNPPGILALLDEECWFPKATDMSFVDKLLNTHTGHVKFSKPKQHKDKLMFSVLHYAGKVDYNAASWLTKNMDPLNDNVTALLNNSSSNFIQDLWKDVDRVVGLDTITKMSESSVPSSTKSKKGMFRTVGQLYKESLGKLMTTLHNTQPNFVRCIIPNHEKRAGKMDSHLVLEQLRCNGVLEGIRICRQGFPNRIVFQEFRQRYEILAANAIPKGFMDGKQACCLMVKHLDLDPNLYRIGQSKMFFRTGVLAQLEEERDLKMTVVIISFQAQARGFLSRKAFSKRQQQLSAMKVIQRNCACYLKLKNWQWWRLFTKVKPLLQVTRQEEEMGQKEEELKAAKEVAVKAEAQLKDITQKHTQLIEERAQLESKLQAETELYTEAEEMRVRLEAKKQELEEVLHEMEARLEEEEERSISLQQEKKDMEQQLQLMEAHIAVEEDARQKLQLEKAAVEGKVKKLDENILFMEDQNNKLQKERKLLEERMADMSSNLAEEEEKSKNLTKLKSKHESMISDLEVRLKKEEKVRQDMEKAKRKVEAEVADLQEQHADLQAQLAELRAQLAAKEEELQATQARLEEESSQRGAAVKKVRELEALISELQEDLEAERLARGKVEAARRDLGEELNALRTELEDSLDTTAAQQELRAKREQEVAMLKKAMEDEGRSHETQIQDLRQKHNQAVEELTEQLEQAKRVRAGLEKAKQALEKESADLSADLRSLASAKQDVEHKKKKVEGQLNDLNSRFNESERQRNELGERVSKMNVELDSVTGLLNEAEGKNIKLSKDFSSLSSQLQDTQELLSEETRQKLNLSGRLRQMEEERNSLMEQLEEETEAKRAVERQVSSLNMQLSDHKKKLDELSGTVELLEEGKRRLQRELEEANSEYEEKASAYDKLEKSRSRLQQELEDILVDLDSQRQLVSNLEKKQKKFDQMLAEERGVSSKFAEERDRAEAEAREKETKVLALTRALEEIQVSREEAEKTMKVLRAEMEDLISSKDDVGKNVHDLEKAKRSLEAIVEEMRTQMEELEDELQVAEDAKLRLEVNSQALKVQHERELQGREELGEEKRKQLLRQVRELEAELEEERKQRSQASAGKKKLEGELKDMEDQLETSSRGRDEALKQLRKIQGQMKELQRDLEDSRAAQKEVLASARESERRSKTMEAEILQLHEMLAAAERARKQVETERDELSEELASNSSGRSLLSDEKRRVETKISQLEEELEEEQANVESLNERLRKSQQLVEQLGAELAAERSSSQSREGSRQQLERQNRELKAKLQELEGQGRSKLKSTIAALEAKLREVEEQLEVESRERQANAKNLRQKEKKLKDLSIQLEDERKQAQQFKDQAEKSNVRVKQLKHQLEEVEEEAQRAAAARRKLQRELDEATEANDTLNRDVSSLRSKLRRGGGEVAFSSPRSGGGGSSVMSSVMGGSVSRRIRENSIELQDDEPSSPSPPAHTSHLEEEEYTYPPEE